One Solanum lycopersicum chromosome 4, SLM_r2.1 DNA window includes the following coding sequences:
- the LOC101250211 gene encoding uncharacterized protein, with the protein MLGFSYGEVFLLLGATAALIGPKDLPIIARTLGRFAGRSIGYVQLARGQLESVMQQSQARQVHKELQDTMAQLEAIRHEIRTISFMNPGPLTSRLVDNINTTAGDNTTANGPQISIEDSTIVENGPKKFDEEITIVENKLQKSGKESKTDTITPTEYNSRNSALSDMHSQAAAYARLAEMAPLKSVSIEKEGLSELTDESGSIVVLPVSAESAGLLPNRKDGAKGSDIVLEAILEADVAKNAKEFFSQPQNQLKSE; encoded by the coding sequence atgCTGGGATTTTCATACGGAGAAGTATTTCTGTTGCTTGGTGCTACTGCTGCTCTTATTGGACCTAAAGATCTACCAATCATCGCAAGAACACTAGGCAGATTTGCTGGGCGTTCCATTGGTTATGTTCAATTGGCCCGTGGCCAGTTAGAAAGTGTCATGCAGCAGTCCCAAGCTCGCCAGGTGCATAAGGAACTGCAAGATACCATGGCTCAACTAGAAGCTATACGCCATGAAATTCGAACAATCTCTTTCATGAATCCTGGTCCACTGACATCAAGGCTAGTGGACAACATCAACACTACAGCTGGGGATAATACGACTGCAAATGGACCTCAAATATCTATTGAAGACAGCACAATCGTTGAAAATGGACctaaaaaatttgatgaagagaTTACAATAGTTGaaaataaacttcaaaaatcTGGTAAAGAGAGCAAAACAGATACTATCACACCTACAGAGTATAACTCAAGGAACTCAGCTTTATCTGATATGCACAGCCAAGCAGCTGCTTATGCAAGATTGGCAGAGATGGCTCCTTTGAAATCTGTATCTATAGAGAAAGAAGGCCTGAGTGAACTGACCGATGAATCTGGCAGTATTGTTGTACTTCCTGTCTCTGCTGAAAGCGCAGGATTGTTGCCAAACCGTAAAGATGGAGCAAAAGGGTCTGACATTGTCTTAGAAGCAATACTGGAGGCAGATGTGGCAAAGAATGCCAAAGAATTTTTCTCACAGCCACAAAACCAATTAAAAAGTGAATGA